Proteins encoded in a region of the Lepeophtheirus salmonis chromosome 6, UVic_Lsal_1.4, whole genome shotgun sequence genome:
- the LOC121119399 gene encoding uncharacterized protein gives MMMESLEMSESSKLEESSHMRNRVTTPILPKGEIRIDEAEEEEEEDESITLSPSSPPPPFSSGAIPNSSPSYKTAITKIEKFLSTPSRRIGNNSVEPVSLLQDRAFKSSNNNKDNSVVDYPILSSSPFHIKRKDLILPDTSQQPQISLQTPSGTSVVGDFASSQDDDQQRLTSGGRSEGFRAPRLPCGLTNFHLSLFFGMIGFILFWLVLLLRIYLPVNYFGLPPKGASAPTAAVSSSSASRNITNDELDSKNNSSDSSSSRLLRNSSSSSPPNSSSTSTLHYNHSRSTPTIPTITTTTKQSSSPSSLSTTTSFSSSTRKSPTFSSNPSTSPLKSTFYPTTRSLNYTNTHATSSSTNTRTTAP, from the exons ATGATGATGGAAAGTCTGGAAATGTCAGAGTCTTCCAAATTGGAGGAGTCTTCCCATATGAGGAATCGAGTCACTACACCAATCCTTCCCAAAGGAGAAATTAGAATAGATGAAGCagaagaggaggaagaagaagatgagTCCATAACACTCTCACCTTCTTCTCCTCCACCTCCATTTTCGTCGGGTGCCATTCCAAACTCTTCTCCATCCTATAAAACCGCTATTACCAAAATTGAAAAGTTCCTTTCTACTCCGAGTCGGCGGATCGGCAACAACTCTGTGGAGCCCGTGTCTCTTCTACAAGACAGGGCTTTTAAGAGTAGCAACAATAACAAGGACAACTCCGTCGTGGA TTATCCCATTTTATCGTCTTCCCCCTTTCACATCAAACGGAAGGACCTCATTCTTCCAGATACGTCCCAACAGCCACAAATCTCCCTTCAAACCCCCTCAGGAACAAGTGTGGTAGGGGATTTCGCCTCGTCACAGGATGACGATCAACAAAGACTGACCTCTGGAGGCAGGAGTGAGGGCTTTCGAGCTCCACGACTCCCCTGTGGACTCACAAACTTTCACTTATCCCTATTTTTTGGGATGATAGGTTTCATACTGTTTTGGCTTGTACTCCTACTTCGTATTTACCTGCCCGTCAACTACTTCGGATTGCCTCCAAAGGGAGCGTCCGCCCCTACTGCGGCTGTCTCCTCGTCTTCAGCCTCAAGAAATATTACTAATGATGAACTTGACAGCAAGAATAATAGTAGTGATAGCAGTAGTTCACGCCTCCTCAGAAATAGTAGCAGCTCTTCTCCTCCAAACAGTTCTTCCACAAGTACACTGCACTACAACCACAGTAGGTCAACGCCTACCATCCCAACAatcacaacaacaacaaaacagtCTTCTTCACCTTCTTCTTTATCAACAACCACATCTTTTTCATCTTCCACACGCAAGTCTCCTACGTTTTCTTCAAATCCAAGTACGTCTCCTCTGAAATCAACCTTTTACCCCACAACAAGGTCTTTAAACTATACAAACACTCATGCAACGTCTAGTAGCACCAACACAAGAACGACAGCCCCTTAA
- the LOC121119401 gene encoding TWiK family of potassium channels protein 7-like — MSGNDNHNMSIMKPMLRIKPSNEPSVIKIFLQYILSEVGLLLVIVLYALLGANIYIDLECEGEDLRYKEKQEFGAKVEESLSYMSIVFYDYALKKNMSRDEFENKVDGELRDLISMILEGIEGKGYDGEVNGWEKDWTFSKSLLFTISIMTSIGYGHIAPKTFYGQILTLPYSLIGIGVFMVFLAKVGNVLARVLKYSYSQVLCRPFISKKKRLEEQIGVFSMEKDELYEEDSLVLPLSLSVFVLCSYLVLGSWLFSLWEDWDMMSSFYFTFITLTTIGFGDLSPSFDTSSWRGKIKILLVMIYVVCGMALISMVISLLQERATKKAEDIVQSLKNEVEENQREEFEEGIHGI, encoded by the exons ATGAGCGGAAACGACAATCATAATATGTCCATCATGAAGCCCATGCTTCGGATCAAACCCTCCAATGAGCCATCCGTGATTAAAATCTTTCTTCAGTACATACTGAGTGAAGTGGGTCTTTTGCTAGTCATAGTGCTATATGCTCTTTTGG GAgcaaatatttacattgatCTAGAGTGTGAGGGCGAGGATCTTCGTTACAAGGAGAAACAGGAGTTTGGAGCTAAGGTGGAAGAGTCTCTCTCCTACATGTCCATTGTCTTTTATGACTATgccctcaaaaaaaatatgagtagaGATGAATTTGAGAACAAGGTGGATGGAGAACTGAGAGATTTGATATCCATGATTCTAGAAGGGATAGAGGGAAAGGGCTATGACGGAGAGGTGAATGGCTGGGAAAAGGACTGGACCTTTTCAAAATCTCTACTATTCACGATTAGCATCATGACCTCCATTGGCTATGGGCACATTGCACCCAAAACGTTCTACGGACAAATCCTAACTCTTCCATATTCTTTGATCGGAATTGGAGTATTTATGGTATTTTTGGCAAAGGTGGGGAATGTCCTTGCAAGAGTACTCAAATATTCATATAG CCAAGTCCTTTGTCGACCCTTTATCtcgaagaaaaaaagattagaggAACAGATTGGAGTCTTCTCCATGGAGAAGGATGAGTTATATGAAGAGGACAGTCTGGTTCTTCCCCTAAGTTTGAGTGTCTTTGTGCTCTGCTCCTATTTGGTCCTGGGTTCCTGGTTATTTTCCCTCTGGGAAGATTGGGACATGATGTCTTCATTTTACTTTACATTCATTACTCTCACCACCATTGGGTTTGGAGACCTCTCGCCCAGTTTTGATACAAGCTCTTGGaggggaaaaattaaaatattattagtcaTGATTTATGTCGTGTGTG GTATGGCTCTGATTAGTATGGTGATTTCTTTACTTCAAGAACGAGCCACGAAAAAGGCAGAGGATATAGTTCAATCCCTAAAAAATGAGGTTGAGGAAAACCAAAGAGAAGAATTTGAAGAAGGGATTCAtgggatttaa